One genomic region from Fictibacillus marinisediminis encodes:
- the smc gene encoding chromosome segregation protein SMC, whose translation MFLKRLDVVGFKSFADRINIEFVPGVTAVVGPNGSGKSNISDAVRWVLGEQSAKSLRGSKMEDIIFAGSDNRKPLNVAEVTLTLDNEDQHIPLEYNEISVTRRVYRSGDSEYLLNKQQCRLKDIVDLFMDSGLGREAYSIIGQGKIEEILSSKAEDRRKIFEEAAGVLKYKTRKQKAEQKLQETQENLNRVEDILYELEGQVEPLKIQASIAKDFLEKKEELQQIEVALTVFEIEELHEKWEKQSTLVEELKNKDFALSSKVKNEEASLERARADIQALDESIDELQQSLLVASEELEKLEGKREVLKERKKNYHQNKESLKQQIQTLKKKSEELQAASTEGTKIFGEQKKELRSLRSQLKEEENRLSIIELDLEAELERIKSDYFENLNSQASIKNEIRYLSDQQNQQQFKSSRLDQEHEKYVAERERVTSDKKDLLVKAKEAEENIQSHLKQYAGLKQQLEQKEKENEEKQSKLYQAYQFIQQFKSKKEWLESMQDEYQGFMQGVKEVLKAKGTVLQGIEGAIAELISVPADIETAIETALGGSMQHVVTQSEKDAVAAIAFLKKKKFGRATFLPLSVIKGRFISPSDISLVASHSAYVGVASQLVTGDSKYETIIANLLGNIVIAKTIEGANEIAKILRYRYRIVTLEGDVVSAGGSMTGGSVKQKNSSLLGRQRELDTVTGKLEKMEQQTAVIEEQVKDSKTAITELRSQLESFREEGENSRLKEQSVKSRLREIEIEEKNLNDRLSLYDREKNSYHSEQSTITERIKELQISLERNVKDAKSLEDQIEQLDARKKDQQTSKEEIQQSATALKIKIAEKDQQTANQEEKLERIQMELREVNDQLKETEQDFWMLEEEMNSNSSGEEVLDGHIGKKRQDKNSVLQLISQRRQERLTVYQQVEDRDRELKESKRILKQLNDALRTEEVSINRLDVELDNRLTHLREEYELSFEGAKGQFQLTMEAAEARKKVKLIKLAIEELGLVNLGAIEEYERVSQRFDFLTEQRADLVEAKQTLHGVIDEMDEEMKKRFEETFTNIRSHFGQIFKELFGGGRADLSLTNPENLLTTGVDILAQPPGKKLQHLALLSGGERALTAIALLFAILKVRPVPFCILDEVEAALDDANVSRYASYLRTFSKETQFIVVTHRKGTMEEADVLYGVTMQESGVSKLVSVKLEESRDLVGAK comes from the coding sequence ATGTTCCTCAAACGATTAGATGTAGTAGGTTTTAAGTCTTTTGCGGATCGAATCAATATTGAATTTGTGCCGGGTGTGACTGCGGTCGTAGGGCCGAACGGCAGCGGTAAAAGCAACATTTCGGATGCCGTCCGCTGGGTGCTTGGTGAGCAATCGGCCAAATCGCTCCGCGGTTCAAAGATGGAGGATATCATCTTCGCTGGAAGCGATAACCGCAAGCCGCTGAACGTGGCTGAAGTAACGCTAACGCTTGATAATGAAGATCAGCATATACCGCTTGAATATAATGAGATCAGTGTCACCCGCAGAGTGTACCGTTCGGGCGACAGTGAATATTTGTTGAATAAACAGCAGTGCCGCCTGAAAGACATCGTGGATCTGTTCATGGATTCCGGTCTTGGCCGTGAAGCGTATTCGATTATCGGTCAAGGGAAGATTGAAGAGATCTTGAGCAGTAAGGCGGAAGACAGAAGAAAGATCTTTGAAGAGGCAGCCGGGGTCCTGAAATACAAAACCCGTAAACAAAAAGCAGAGCAAAAATTGCAGGAAACTCAGGAAAACCTGAACCGGGTGGAAGATATACTATATGAACTAGAAGGACAAGTTGAGCCTTTAAAAATACAGGCTTCCATCGCCAAGGATTTTCTTGAGAAAAAAGAAGAGCTTCAGCAGATCGAAGTGGCTTTGACGGTTTTTGAAATTGAAGAACTGCATGAAAAATGGGAAAAACAATCTACACTCGTAGAAGAACTCAAAAATAAAGATTTCGCACTCTCATCGAAAGTGAAAAATGAAGAAGCATCACTCGAACGCGCCAGAGCCGACATACAGGCATTGGACGAATCCATAGACGAACTGCAGCAGTCGCTTCTCGTCGCGAGCGAAGAGCTTGAAAAGCTTGAAGGAAAACGTGAAGTCTTAAAAGAACGAAAGAAAAACTATCATCAAAATAAAGAGTCTCTCAAACAACAGATTCAGACACTGAAGAAAAAAAGCGAGGAGCTCCAGGCTGCTTCTACAGAAGGTACCAAGATTTTTGGCGAACAGAAAAAGGAACTACGTTCACTCCGCAGCCAGCTGAAGGAAGAGGAGAACCGTCTTTCCATCATCGAGCTCGATCTTGAAGCAGAGCTGGAACGTATAAAAAGTGACTACTTCGAGAACTTGAACAGCCAGGCTTCCATTAAGAATGAAATTCGTTATTTATCAGATCAGCAGAACCAGCAGCAGTTCAAGTCGAGCAGGCTGGATCAAGAACACGAGAAATATGTAGCTGAACGTGAAAGAGTCACCTCAGATAAAAAAGATTTGCTCGTGAAGGCTAAGGAAGCCGAGGAGAATATTCAGTCTCACTTAAAGCAGTATGCCGGATTAAAACAGCAGCTTGAACAAAAAGAAAAAGAGAACGAAGAAAAGCAAAGCAAGCTGTATCAAGCCTATCAGTTTATTCAGCAGTTCAAATCAAAAAAAGAATGGCTTGAATCCATGCAGGATGAGTACCAGGGGTTTATGCAGGGTGTAAAAGAAGTCCTTAAAGCCAAAGGAACCGTACTGCAGGGCATTGAAGGTGCAATCGCTGAACTCATCAGCGTACCGGCTGACATCGAGACAGCCATCGAAACGGCTCTCGGGGGATCCATGCAGCACGTTGTTACCCAAAGTGAAAAGGATGCCGTTGCCGCTATCGCTTTTTTAAAGAAAAAAAAATTCGGGAGAGCTACGTTCCTCCCTCTATCTGTCATTAAGGGACGTTTTATCTCACCGTCTGACATCAGTTTGGTCGCTTCGCACTCTGCATATGTCGGAGTGGCTTCTCAGCTCGTAACTGGAGACAGCAAATACGAGACGATCATCGCCAACCTGCTTGGCAACATCGTGATCGCTAAAACTATCGAGGGAGCGAACGAGATCGCCAAAATCCTCCGTTACAGGTATCGAATTGTTACCCTTGAAGGAGATGTAGTCAGTGCTGGCGGTTCCATGACGGGAGGAAGCGTCAAACAAAAGAATTCCTCGCTCCTTGGAAGACAGCGGGAACTGGACACGGTCACTGGAAAACTGGAGAAAATGGAACAGCAGACAGCTGTAATCGAAGAGCAGGTAAAGGACTCAAAAACAGCGATTACAGAGCTGAGATCCCAGCTCGAATCCTTCCGTGAAGAAGGAGAGAACAGCAGGCTTAAGGAGCAATCTGTAAAAAGCAGACTGCGCGAAATTGAAATCGAAGAGAAAAACCTGAATGACCGCCTCTCTCTGTATGACCGGGAGAAGAATAGTTATCATTCGGAACAAAGCACGATCACTGAAAGGATTAAAGAACTTCAGATTTCATTGGAGAGAAATGTGAAAGACGCGAAATCGCTCGAGGATCAGATCGAACAGCTTGATGCCCGTAAGAAAGATCAGCAAACCTCGAAAGAAGAGATACAGCAGTCAGCCACCGCTTTAAAAATCAAGATTGCAGAAAAAGACCAGCAAACGGCGAACCAGGAAGAGAAACTGGAGAGAATCCAGATGGAGCTCCGAGAAGTGAACGATCAGCTTAAAGAGACTGAACAGGATTTTTGGATGCTGGAAGAAGAAATGAACAGCAATTCTTCAGGTGAAGAAGTACTTGATGGACACATCGGCAAAAAACGGCAAGACAAGAATTCTGTACTTCAGCTCATCTCGCAGCGCAGACAGGAAAGACTCACGGTGTACCAGCAAGTGGAAGACCGGGACCGTGAACTGAAAGAATCAAAACGTATTCTTAAACAATTGAACGATGCCCTCCGTACAGAAGAGGTGAGCATCAACAGACTCGATGTTGAGCTCGACAACCGTCTCACCCATCTGCGGGAAGAATACGAGCTTTCCTTTGAAGGTGCGAAGGGACAATTCCAGCTGACCATGGAGGCAGCTGAGGCGAGGAAGAAAGTCAAATTGATCAAACTCGCGATAGAAGAACTCGGCCTGGTGAACCTTGGTGCCATCGAAGAGTATGAACGCGTATCGCAGCGTTTTGATTTCCTGACAGAACAAAGAGCGGATCTCGTAGAAGCAAAACAGACACTGCATGGAGTCATCGATGAGATGGACGAAGAAATGAAGAAGAGGTTCGAGGAGACGTTCACAAATATCCGCTCACATTTCGGCCAGATTTTCAAAGAGCTGTTTGGCGGAGGAAGGGCAGATTTATCTTTAACCAATCCAGAAAACCTGCTGACAACCGGCGTGGATATCCTTGCTCAGCCTCCAGGTAAAAAGCTGCAGCATCTTGCCCTATTGTCCGGCGGAGAGCGGGCGCTGACCGCTATTGCCCTGCTGTTTGCCATATTGAAAGTCCGTCCTGTTCCTTTCTGCATCCTTGATGAGGTGGAAGCCGCACTTGATGATGCCAATGTCAGCCGCTATGCGAGCTATTTGCGAACGTTCAGCAAAGAAACTCAGTTTATCGTCGTTACCCACCGAAAAGGAACAATGGAGGAAGCGGACGTGCTTTACGGCGTTACGATGCAGGAATCCGGGGTCTCCAAACTTGTTTCCGTCAAGCTGGAGGAATCAAGGGATCTCGTCGGGGCAAAGTAA